In the genome of Meles meles chromosome 16, mMelMel3.1 paternal haplotype, whole genome shotgun sequence, one region contains:
- the LOC123926574 gene encoding uncharacterized protein LOC123926574, with protein sequence LVSSFSGLPIGWAQEYVLWSMDRSLHQIFQHLECARSSLKKLCLPESQDVISSSTSSVLVAQKPVLPCCGSKKAKHSTKDSSSFGSLCNNSCLSHLPVFSEGTTWQLRSHSLPILPKTQSSMFRNKGTPLPPFQLSEFGKSKLLQNLAALSPLRSQNSFINSMFESPDLRQQEKTKNGGESKSHLTLDHGPDFIFTKARPRFSGWAPIRLSPLARWELEGHMAWKVYTLREQAVPLPVRESWGMLNYLIEAQGGVPEPEKPQIQVSVPIHQSTEQSLYNKFPNCPSFQLHVNIGVESGLNRTETKISQSLIPGKQSQLGDGPQILTSRPLVTSLGTPLPKNLGADISPEKTTGLQKEPKHVLELNIEQRVIGRLEKRIQQHKSHMTNVELTPSLPCQVTDSIKVTPLALLQVMDSMGMIPESHSEVIESVGLFPQPPAKVGKPMETTKKVSVSTKPSYQVTEPVEVTPSAQHRVMESKMTSRPVNQVTDNVTVTPAALLQVTDSMGMINESHPHIIKPVGKTPRTPSQAMKSGEIATSLDHKVIPSGKMHPKAKYTVVETVEMTFGSHPKVTESVNITLDPESQITGPLKIPPGPICQNTRSLEMISSPSHQVTDYTKVTPVAQLQAMDFMGIIPPAPPHVIESGDSQSEIATLAPGATQPVGLTSSSCPPTIGPPGVVGSVGLPPKPPLKITESVGMIPMPSHQSIHSLKVTPAALGSPMGMIITPQSQVVETQDLTSRPVSQVRKPLELTPGSRIQVQDSVEMTPQPYVQGTKTTALTPGLPHQVMESPRLTPRHQILESSEMCPRQSHQIMETMGLASDPIIRNLAEPKQSHHQIMEHLGTVPRSLGQRAPSKEMSQEPLHQVTESAVMTTTSLLPGAEYLGVKPMPQVKTVDSMKLSPGLQNVKSIDVTPGSVPQMVKYGQPIPTVSPIELAPELQLQTVKSNELAPISQLESGNSVQLAPGSQLQGVKSIHLNLGTQQQSGKSAELAQAPHLQNRKSLDLTHNSQLQGLEYVHLALPPKFSDTKAVELILRPPQEDKKSMEFASKPWLPDERSKETAPVLLLKDVKFPLMAECRNVIPETQVESMKYEEPSSGAHIQAVNSVELNLKPNHQATEPEGLTPWHQALESSGMITEPGYQGAEVELTSNPCHHRKESMELTQPSLRSTPGPLNQTSECMQANSVPFQDALETMLQGVKALETRMPQHIIQESPALVPGSEMQGINPEVLNPESQSMTFVHLNLGPYSEFRNYKKLTSEPEFQGMKSVPLTPEPQPQSTKPDGKDIFGSNF encoded by the exons CTTGTGTCCAGCTTTTCAGGTCTCCCTATAGGATGGGCCCAGGAGTATGTACTCTGGTCCATGGACAGAAGTCTTCATCAGATCTTCCAACATCTGGAATGTGCAAG atCAAGTCTTAAGAAATTATGTTTGCCTGAATCACAGGATGTGatttcttcctccacctcctctgtGCTTGTGGCTCAGAAGCCTGTTTTACCCTGTTGTGGCTCTAAGAAGGCAAAACATTCTACTAAGGACAGCAGCTCCTTTGGATCATTATGCAACAACTCCTGCCTGTCCCACCTTCCCGTCTTTTCTGAAGGAACAACCTGGCAACTCCGGAGCCATAGTTTACCTATTTTACCCAAAACCCAGTCTTCCATGTTCAGGAACAAAGGCACACCCCTGCCTCCTTTTCAGCTCTCAGAGTTTGGGAAATCAAAACTTTTACAGAATTTGGCAGCTCTTTCACCCTTAAGATCCCAAAACTCTTTTATCAACTCTATGTTTGAATCCCCAGATCTCCgccaacaagaaaaaacaaagaatgggggagagagcaagagtcaTTTGACATTGGATCATGGGccagattttattttcaccaaGGCAAGACCACGATTCTCGGGGTGGGCTCCAATCCGGCTTTCTCCTTTAGCTAGGTGGGAGTTAGAGGGACATATGGCTTGGAAGGTTTATACTTTGAGGGAACAAGCAGTGCCTCTGCCTGTGAGGGAATCATGGGGAATGCTGAATTATTTAATTGAGGCACAAGGAGGAGTTCCTGAACCAGAGAAACCTCAAATCCAGGTATCTGTGCCCATTCATCAAAGCACTGAACAAAGTCTCTACAATAAATTCCCAAACTGTCCATCATTTCAGCTCCATGTGAATATTGGAGTGGAATCTGGATTaaatagaacagaaacaaaaatttcacagTCACTTATCCCAGGTAAGCAGTCACAACTTGGGGATGGCCCCCAAATCCTTACATCCAGGCCCTTAGTTACATCATTGGGCACTCCACTTCCCAAAAATTTAGGAGCTGACATAAGTCCAGAGAAAACCACTGGACTGCAGAAGGAGCCAAAACATGTCCTAGAACTTAATATAGAACAGAGGGTCATAGGTCGTCTGGAAAAAAGGATTCAGCAGCATAAGTCCCACATGACTAATGTGGAATTGACCCCAAGTCTACCATGTCAAGTTACAGATAGTATAAAGGTAACTCCTTTAGCTTTACTTCAAGTCATGGATTCGATGGGGATGATCCCAGAATCACATTCAGAAGTGATAGAATCTGTAGGTTTGTTCCCACAGCCACCAGCCAAAGTTGGGAAACCaatggaaaccacaaaaaaagTGAGTGTAAGCACTAAACCATCATATCAAGTCACTGAACCAGTGGAggtaacaccaagtgctcagcATCGAGTTATGGAATCAAAGATGACCTCCAGACCAGTGAATCAAGTCACAGATAATGTGACGGTAACTCCTGCAGCATTGCTTCAAGTCACAGATTCTATGGGGATGATTAATGAATCACATCCACATATcataaaaccagtgggaaaaacCCCAAGAACACCATCCCAAGCCATGAAATCAGGGGAAATAGCCACATCATTGGACCATAAAGTTATACCATCAGGAAAGATGCATCCAAAGGCAAAATATACAGTTGTGGAAACTGTGGAAATGACTTTTGGGTCACATCCTAAAGTTACTGAATCAGTGAATATAACCTTAGATCCAGAAAGTCAAATCACAGGACCATTGAAGATTCCTCCAGGGCCAATATGTCAAAATACAAGATCACTGGAAATGATCTCCAGTCCATCGCATCAAGTTACTGATTACACGAAAGTTACTCCAGTGGCACAATTACAAGCTATGGATTTCATGGGAATAATTCCACCAGCACCGCCACATGTTATAGAATCTGGAGATTCACAGTCTGAAATTGCAACTTTGGCCCCAGGAGCAACTCAACCAGTCGGTTTGACATCTTCTAGCTGTCCTCCTACTATTGGTCCACCTGGAGTTGTAGGATCTGTGGGTTTACCTCCAAAGCCACCACTTAAAATCACAGAATCAGTAGGGATGATTCCAATGCCATCACATCAATCCATACACTCTTTAAAGGTAACCCCAGCAGCACTGGGGTCACCCATGGGAATGATCATAACACCACAATCACAAGTTGTAGAAACTCAGGATTTGACCTCAAGGCCAGTATCTCAAGTCAGGAAACCTCTGGAGTTGACTCCTGGGTCACGGATTCAAGTGCAAGACTCTGTGGAGATGACTCCACAACCATATGTTCAAGGCACAAAAACTACAGCATTAACCCCAGGGCTACCTCATCAGGTCATGGAATCTCCACGTTTGACCCCAAGGCATCAAATCTTAGAATCTTCAGAGATGTGTCCAAGGCAAAGCCATCAAATTATGGAAACTATGGGGTTGGCTTCTGACCCCATAATCAGAAATCTGGCTGAGCCAAAACAGTCACATCATCAAATAATGGAACATTTAGGGACAGTCCCAAGATCACTGGGTCAAAGAGCACCATCTAAGGAAATGAGCCAAGAGCCACTGCATCAAGTCACAGAATCTGCAGTAATGACCACTACATCTCTACTTCCAGGTGCAGAATATCTGGGGGTGAAGCCAATGCCACAAGTTAAGACTGTGGATTCTATGAAGTTATCCCCAGGATTGCAGAATGTAAAATCTATAGACGTAACTCCAGGTTCGGTCCCACAGATGGTAAAATATGGACAGCCGATCCCAACTGTGAGCCCTATAGAACTGGCCCCAGAACTTCAACTGCAGACTGTAAAATCTAATGAGTTGGCACCTATTTCACAGCTGGAAAGTGGGAATTCTGTGCAGTTAGCCCCAGGGTCTCAGCTTCAAGGTGTGAAATCTATTCATTTGAACCTAGGAACACAACAACAAAGTGGAAAATCTGCTGAGTTAGCCCAGGCACCACACTTGCAAAATAGGAAATCGCTAGATTTGACCCACAATTCACAGTTGCAAGGTCTGGAATATGTTCATTTGGCCCTCCCACCGAAGTTTTCAGATACAAAAGCTGTGGAGTTGATCCTAAGACCACCACAGGAAGATAAGAAATCTATGGAGTTTGCCTCAAAGCCATGGTTACCAGATGAAAGATCTAAGGAGACAGCCCCAGTACTATTGCTTAAAGATGTGAAATTTCCTCTAATGGCAGAATGTAGAAATGTGATTCCTGAAACACAGGTGGAAAGTATGAAATATGAGGAGCCAAGCTCAGGGGCACACATTCAAGCAGTAAACTCTGTAGAGCTGAACCTCAAGCCAAATCATCAAGCCACAGAACCTGAAGGATTAACCCCATGGCACCAAGCTTTGGAATCTTCAGGAATGATCACAGAGCCAGGATATCAAGGAGCAGAAGTAGAGTTGACTTCCAACCCTTGTCACCACAGGAAAGAATCTATGGAGTTGACACAACCATCTTTAAGAAGTACTCCAGGGCCATTGAACCAGACTTCAGAATGTATGCAGGCAAACTCAGTGCCGTTCCAAGATGCTCTTGAGACAATGCTCCAAGGCGTAAAAGCCCTGGAGACTCGAATGCCTCAACACATAATACAAGAATCTCCAGCGTTAGTACCAGGATCAGAGATGCAAGGAATAAATCCAGAAGTGTTGAACCCAGAGTCCCAAAGTATGACGTTTGTTCACCTGAATCTAGGACCATATTCAGAATTTAGGAACTATAAGAAGTTGACCTCAGAACCTGAATTTCAAGGTATGAAATCTGTGCCACTGACCCCAGAACCACAGCCCCAAAGTACAAAACCTGACGG CAAAGACATCTTTGGGTCCAACTTCTAG